From the Clarias gariepinus isolate MV-2021 ecotype Netherlands chromosome 3, CGAR_prim_01v2, whole genome shotgun sequence genome, one window contains:
- the gpr146 gene encoding probable G-protein coupled receptor 146, whose product MWSCMVYNETEGSTNLAVCWDLGLALSVFSFFYLIVCFPVGLCYNALLVAVNLSNKMSMTMPDVYFVNMAIAGLVLNLVAPVELLGPDFTLWPAWEHNDEVYITLLILFNISSLVIMYSTALLSLDYYIERALPRTYMSSVYNTKHVCGFIWGGAVLTSFSSLLFYVCNHVSAKILECSKMQNKEAADGIMTLIGYAVPAAAVLYALCLILRIRKEATPLDQDSGRMDPSIHRLLLACVGVQFVLWTPYYTTLLLLTVVDAPRAQTVGTYAFLRGFSQLLAFSSSFAMPLMYRKMNRNFAHKLQRLLRRLHCGKQSCPHEHSVIQQVIT is encoded by the coding sequence ATGTGGAGCTGCATGGTTTATAATGAGACGGAAGGCAGCACCAACCTGGCTGTGTGCTGGGACTTGGGCCTGGCTCTGTCCGTCTTCTCCTTCTTTTACCTTATCGTGTGCTTCCCCGTGGGTCTGTGCTACAACGCCCTGCTGGTCGCGGTCAACCTCTCTAACAAGATGTCCATGACGATGCCGGACGTCTACTTTGTGAACATGGCCATCGCCGGACTGGTGCTGAACCTAGTGGCTCCCGTTGAGCTCCTCGGCCCGGATTTTACTCTTTGGCCTGCGTGGGAGCATAACGACGAGGTCTACATCACCCTCCTGATCCTGTTCAACATCTCCTCTCTGGTGATCATGTACTCGACAGCGCTGCTCAGTCTGGACTACTACATCGAGCGGGCGCTGCCACGCACCTACATGTCCAGCGTCTACAACACCAAACACGTGTGCGGCTTCATCTGGGGCGGCGCGGTACTCACCAGCTTCTCCTCGCTCCTCTTCTACGTCTGCAACCACGTGTCGGCGAAGATCCTGGAGTGCTCCAAGATGCAGAACAAAGAGGCCGCCGATGGGATCATGACGCTCATCGGGTACGCCGTGCCGGCCGCCGCCGTGCTCTACGCCCTCTGCTTGATCCTGCGCATCCGCAAGGAGGCCACGCCCTTGGACCAGGACTCAGGAAGGATGGATCCTTCTATCCACAGGCTGCTCCTGGCATGCGTGGGCGTCCAGTTCGTCCTGTGGACGCCTTACTACACCACGCTGCTGCTGCTCACGGTGGTGGACGCGCCGCGGGCGCAAACTGTCGGCACCTACGCCTTTCTGAGAGGCTTCTCACAGCTGCTCGCCTTCTCCAGCAGCTTCGCCATGCCGCTCATGTACAGGAAGATGAACAGAAACTTTGCCCACAAGCTTCAGAGACTGTTACGGAGGCTGCACTGCGGCAAGCAGTCGTGTCCTCACGAACACTCGGTCATACAGCAAGTGATCACGTGA